In Glycine max cultivar Williams 82 chromosome 4, Glycine_max_v4.0, whole genome shotgun sequence, the genomic stretch tgtttaagttttttaactTGTATTTTTCAATAATAGTTTAAGAGTTTTAATAGagtattatttatgtaattttttttataatattaatttaaaatgtttcaatatgacttttaaaataagttttataaaattcaacaaatttattatatatgatgttttttttatgaagatcaCATATATTTCTatgaacaataattattttttccttgagTTTTAACATAGTTacatatgtaaaatttaaatttaaaattattggttAACTTAAAATAGTTTCATATGATAATTTATAGTTGATTGAGAACATGTAGgattaaagtgatttttttaaaccaTATGTCATTATCTGTACAGGAACTTGGTAATTAAActcagtataaaaataataattattgctTTGTAAGTTTTGTTAATAAATAGTCCAAAGACATTCACCAATGAGTGATAAAtgctttttaataaaagaaagtttcttatgattaaaaaaaatcaaaacagttTGTAATGTTCTATACAattgaaaaaatcatttaagtGAATTGCCTTTTAAAGAGCAATCACAGttgcttatatttaaaaataaaaatgactagAAAATAGATAAAGAAGGAAAGGGTTTTGGAGGATTGGCAGAAGCTGCAAGTAAGTAACTAGCCGGAGGCATGACAAGGCAGCGAAGAAGAATGATGAGAGAGAGGCGCAGAAGTAAGGcggttttgttttattttacgaTGTTAGTAGTGGCAGCCTGGTGATGGCGACAGAAGCAGAGAGAGAGTGTCTCTGACCTAGGCAGAGATAATTCATACTTAAGGGCAGAGAGACGGTGACGGCGTTAGATGCATGTGCGAATGATGGTAGTAGCACACAGCACAGCAAATTTGGGAGAAGAGAGGACCAAGGGATTGTCCTTTACAGACTGTAGTTACTCCCTCGCCCCCACCAACCAACACTCTCCACCTGACCCCTCCCATTCTCTAtccatttatataaaatatattaaaaccaAACCCTACTCTCTCTCTATACCCCCTTCCTCCATCCAATGTTAATGTTGATGTTAACCTCATGCCCCTAGGGttcctcttttctctctctctctctctctctctctctctctttagatgaataataataataataattaaggtGTCTCTGTCTCTGTCTGTGTCTGTGTTTCTGTTTCCGACCACATTGACTCCGATGAATTCCCCACCCAAGTTGTTGTTGCtgtctcttctctttctcactCTCTTCACTctttcttcctcctcctccctcCCGGAGCTCCGATCTCTCCTCGAATTCAAGAAAGGCATAACCCGAGATCCGGAGAAGCTTCTAGACTCATGGGCCCCCACCACCGTCGCCGAGTCCACCGCCACGTGTCCTTCCTCCTGGCAGGGCGTGGTCTGCGACGAGGAGTCCGGCAACGTCACTGGAATCGTCCTCGACCGCCTCAACCTCGGCGGCGAGCTCAAGTTCCACACTCTCCTCAACCTCAAGATGCTCAGAAACCTCTCGCTCTCCGGCAACGACTTCACCGGCCGCCTACCGCCGTCGCTGGGATCACTTTCGTCACTCCAGCATTTGGATCTTTCGCAGAACAAGTTCTACGGCCCCATCCCGGCGCGGATCAACGACCTTTGGGGCCTCAATTACCTCAATTTGTCCAACAACAACTTCAAGGGCGGCTTCCCCAGCGGCCTCAGCAACCTCCAGCAGCTGCGTGTTCTCGATTTGCATGCAAACCATCTCTGGGCCGAAATTGGGGACGTGCTCTCCACGCTCCGGAACGTGGAGCGCGTGGATTTGAGCCTCAACCGGTTCTTTGGCGGCCTCTCCCTCGCCGTTGAGAATGTTTCCTCCCTGGCGAACACCGTGCATTTTCTTAACCTGAGTTGCAACAACTTGAACGGTCGTTTCTTTACAAACTCCACCATTGGCCTTTTTCGTAATTTGCAGGTTTTGGACTTGAGTGATAACTCCATCACTGGGCAGCTTCCTTCTTTTGGCTCCTTGCCCGCGCTTCGTCTTCTCAGGCTTCCTCGGAATCAGTTGTTTGGTTCCGTGCCGGAGGAGCTGTTGCAGACTTCAGTGCCGCTGGAAGAATTGGATCTTAGCTTCAATGGGTTTACTGGTAACTGTTGGAGAATTGATCcctttttatctctttcaagTTTTGTGCGGGCAGAATTGCCACTGTTTAAAGCTCTGGTTATGGGGAATGTgattgttgaaattttattaatttgatataaaatttagttacaTTCTGTCCTGTTACTGCTTGAACCTAAATGGAAATCAGGAAAGGTAAAAGTTGGGTGTGTGTGTGCGCATTTGGTTGTGTATTTGTGTGCATGCACATGCAGGTTTGTAATGTTAGATATAGGGAAGGTAAAAGTTGCTTGAGTGCATTTGATTGTATGTTTCTGTGCATTCACATGCAGTGTTGTATTGTTAGAGATGGGAAAGGTTCATGCCGGAAAACCAGGGACCTTTTTGATCTTCAGAATATTGTTATGCTGCCAAAAAGTTCGCTGGCTGTGGAAGTTGTTTTAATGAAAGTTCATGGATTCTGTTTTGCGTGTGCTTGAATGGAAACCATGATGCATGCaactaaaatcaacatgtgttTGTGAATGGGGAGATAGAAGGGGGAGAAGGGTGGTCGGGTAGGAGATGGGgcagaaagagagagaataagAGGGGAAAGGAATGGTGTTTAACTCTAATACATTTCTTCTTATGAAACATTCTTTATGGATGGTCTTCCTTATCTCCAGTCAGGCAGTATTAGTTTGGCTTCTCTGCATCTTATGATGCCTAGTATTTGGCTCATTTGTTTATCATATTTTCTAGTGCGGTGATGACCTATGGCTGTAGAATTGGTGTGTGCTAACTTTACGAATTTATATCGTTTACTCTTGGCTTTTAGTGGCTGTATTCTACGCACTATATCATTTAATGCTTCTGTTTTGCATTTTGCAATTGAATTTACTTGTTTCAAGTGAATATACCAATTTGGTTTCACAGTTGTCAAGCAATTTTTCTTGAGTCTcttttaattaagttaataaatGATCATTCATCATGGTTTTTTTAATGAAGAATTTGAGAGAAATAAGGCAGTAAGCTCAGTACTTTGCTAATTAATTTAACTTTCTTTGCTTATGTACAGGCTCAATCGGTGTAATCAACTCtacaactttaaattttttgaatcttTCATCCAATAGTTTATCAGGCTCCTTGCCAACTTCTTTGAGAAGATGTACAGTCATTGACTTGAGCAGGAATATGTTATCTGGTGACATTTCTGTTATACAGAACTGGGAAGCCCCGTTGGAGGTCATTGATCTGAGTTCAAACAAGCTGTCAGGATCCCTGCCTTCTATTTTAGGAACCTATTCAAAATTGTCTACCATTGACTTAAGTTTAAATGAACTCAAGGGATCCATTCCACGAGGTTTAGTCACTTCATCGTCAGTGACAAGACTAAATCTTTCTGGAAATCAATTTACAGGGCCACTTCTGCTTCAAGGTTCAGGAGCAAGTGAATTACTACTTATGCCTCCTTATCAACCAATGGAATATCTTGATGTATCTAATAACTCCTTAGAAGGTGTCTTGCCTTCTGAAATAGGTAGGATGGGTGGGCTCAAACTGCTGAATCTGGCAAGGAATGGCTTTTCTGGACAGCTGCCAAATGAATTGAACAAACTTTTTTATTTGGAGTACCTTGATTTGTCTAACAACAAATTTACTGGGAATATTCCTGATAAGCTTCCATCCAGCTTAACTGCATTTAATGTGTCAAATAATGATCTATCTGGTCGTGTTCCTGAAAACTTGCGGCATTTCTCTCCTTCATCCTTTCACCCTGGAAATGCAAAACTAATGTTACCAAATGATTCTCCCGAGACTTCTTCGGTGCCTGATAACATTCCAGATAAGGGTAGACATCATAGTTCAAAGGGTAATATCAGGATAGCAATTATTCTTGCCTCAGTGGGTGCTGCAATTATGATTGCTTTTGTTTTATTGGTTTATCATCGAACACAGTTAAAAGAATTTCATGGAAGAAGTGAGTTCACTGGTCAAAATACTAGAAGAGATGTCAAGTTAGGAGGACTTTCGAGGTCTTCTCTCTTCAAGTTCAATACAAACGTTCAACCCCCAACATCTTCATTGAGCTTTTCAAATGATCACCTTTTGACTTCCAATTCAAGGTCACTCTCTGGTGGACAGTCAGAGTTTATAACTGAAATTTCTGAGCATGGCTTAACTCAGGGAATGGTGGCTACTAGTTCAGTATCTGTAAATCCTAATTTGATGGATAACCCTCCCACTTCATCTGGAAGGAAGTCTTCTCCTGGTTCCCCACTGTCGTCCTCACCCCGTTTTATAGAGGCTTGTGAAAAGCCAGTGATGTTGGATGTTTACTCACCAGATCGGTTGGCTGGGGAACTGTTTTTCCTGGATTCTTCCCTAGCATTCACTGCAGAGGAATTATCTCGAGCTCCAGCTGAAGTTCTTGGCAGAAGTAGCCATGGC encodes the following:
- the LOC100802768 gene encoding probable inactive receptor kinase At5g10020, with the protein product MNSPPKLLLLSLLFLTLFTLSSSSSLPELRSLLEFKKGITRDPEKLLDSWAPTTVAESTATCPSSWQGVVCDEESGNVTGIVLDRLNLGGELKFHTLLNLKMLRNLSLSGNDFTGRLPPSLGSLSSLQHLDLSQNKFYGPIPARINDLWGLNYLNLSNNNFKGGFPSGLSNLQQLRVLDLHANHLWAEIGDVLSTLRNVERVDLSLNRFFGGLSLAVENVSSLANTVHFLNLSCNNLNGRFFTNSTIGLFRNLQVLDLSDNSITGQLPSFGSLPALRLLRLPRNQLFGSVPEELLQTSVPLEELDLSFNGFTGSIGVINSTTLNFLNLSSNSLSGSLPTSLRRCTVIDLSRNMLSGDISVIQNWEAPLEVIDLSSNKLSGSLPSILGTYSKLSTIDLSLNELKGSIPRGLVTSSSVTRLNLSGNQFTGPLLLQGSGASELLLMPPYQPMEYLDVSNNSLEGVLPSEIGRMGGLKLLNLARNGFSGQLPNELNKLFYLEYLDLSNNKFTGNIPDKLPSSLTAFNVSNNDLSGRVPENLRHFSPSSFHPGNAKLMLPNDSPETSSVPDNIPDKGRHHSSKGNIRIAIILASVGAAIMIAFVLLVYHRTQLKEFHGRSEFTGQNTRRDVKLGGLSRSSLFKFNTNVQPPTSSLSFSNDHLLTSNSRSLSGGQSEFITEISEHGLTQGMVATSSVSVNPNLMDNPPTSSGRKSSPGSPLSSSPRFIEACEKPVMLDVYSPDRLAGELFFLDSSLAFTAEELSRAPAEVLGRSSHGTLYKATLDSGHMLTVKWLRVGLVKHKKEFAREVKRIGSMRHPNIVPLLAYYWGPREQERLLLADYIHGDNLALHLYESTPRRYSPLSFSQRIRVAVDVARCLLYLHDRGLPHGNLKPTNIVLAGPDFNARLTDYGLHRLMTPAGIAEQILNLGALGYRAPELATASKPVPSFKADVYALGVILMELLTRKSAGDIISGQSGAVDLTDWVRLCEREGRVMDCIDRDIAGGEESSKEMDELLAISLRCILPVNERPNIRQVFDDLCSISV